A genome region from Primulina eburnea isolate SZY01 chromosome 9, ASM2296580v1, whole genome shotgun sequence includes the following:
- the LOC140840737 gene encoding secreted RxLR effector protein 161-like gives MQKIPYASAMGSLMYAQVCTRPDIAYVTGMLGRYLSNPRVEHWKAVKRVLRYLQRTKDYMLTYQRLDQLEILWYTTSDFVGCQDSMKSTSGYIYLLARGAISWKSAKQSLIASSTMAAEFVACYEASNHGIWLQNFVTGLRIVDGIERPLRLHCNNKSAVMYSNNNRSSTKSKHIDIKFLVVKERIQSGKLSIEHIGTNSMVADLFTKGLPPKQLHEHIASMGVMSIE, from the coding sequence ATGCAGAAGATTCCCTATGCATCTGCAATGGGGAGTCTGATGTATGCTCAGGTTTGTACACGTCCAGATATTGCGTACGTGACAGGAATGTTGGGACGATATTTAAGTAATCCAAGAGTGGAACATTGGAAAGCAGTCAAAAGGGTTTTACGGTACCTACAGAGAACAAAAGATTACATGCTCACATATCAGAGGTTGGATCAGCTTGAGATCCTTTGGTATACTACCTCCGATTTTGTTGGATGCCAAGATAGTATGAAATCTACGTCGGGCTACAtctatctccttgctcgagGGGCCATTTCTTGGAAGAGTGCTAAACAGTCACTTATAGCCTCTTCCACTATGGCAGCTGAGTTTGTAGCGTGTTATGAGGCATCCAATCATGGAATATGGCTGCAAAATTTTGTTACGGGACTACGCATTGTTGATGGCATTGAAAGGCCACTAAGATTACATTGTAACAATAAATCAGCAGTTATGTATTCCAATAACAACAGGAGCTCGACGAAGTCAAAACACATTGACATCAAGTTTCTGGTCGTTAAAGAAAGAATTCAGAGTGGAAAGTTGTCTATTGAGCATATCGGTACAAACTCTATGGTTGCGGATCTGTTTACTAAGGGACTACCACCCAAACAGCTTCATGAGCACATTGCTAGTATGGGTGTGATGTCAATTGAGTAA
- the LOC140841288 gene encoding uncharacterized protein yields MRMKTVAAAVVAALLVVAAQLPLGIAIQSTVPAFLWSPHLDGLKEMVDYRTLSPKDLAKSVMTEGRWSNYLCSGEEAQESQNFAFLFVGTELQSIDISRPTKADAALVDFLKDSFLNSSFSLAFPYVAASEKVAVEYTLMAEFADSCQNKMGINNVALMGSCLVESDNFDKLEDIQSVHDYVHSRMEKISDRNTNLIVFCHGHSHSSQDSDQRQSESSILSKLLNVVEQLGVKYSVLYVSDPFRSIQHPSRQGLERFLTEAHLGNGSSNLSACDGVCQIKSSLLEGILVAIVLLIILISGLCCMMGIDTPTRFEAPQDS; encoded by the exons ATGAGGATGAAAACAGTTGCGGCGGCAGTAGTGGCGGCGCTGCTTGTTGTAGCCGCTCAACTTCCCCTTGGTATAGCTATCCAATCAACTGTCCCCGCATTCCTATGGTCCCCTCATTTAGATGG ATTGAAAGAAATGGTTGACTATAGAACCCTCTCTCCAAAAGATTTAGCAAAATCTGTGATGACCGAAGGAAGGTGGTCGAACTACCTG TGCTCTGGAGAGGAAGCTCAAGAGTCACAGAATTTTGCCTTTCTGTTTGTTGGAACAGAG CTACAATCTATTGATATTTCCAGACCCACAAAGGCAGATGCAGCACTTGTAGACTTTCTCAAG GACTCCTTTTTGAACTCCAGCTTCTCATTGGCATTCCCATATGTGGCTGCATCAGAGAAAGTGGCAGTTGAGTATACGCTCATGGCAGAGTTTGCTGATTCTTGTCAGAATAAAATGGGAATCAACAATGTTGCTCTAATGGGATCTTGCTTAGTGGAGAGTGATAATTTTGATAAACTAGAAGATATTCAGTCGGTTCAT GATTACGTTCACTCAAGGATGGAAAAAATTTCAGATAGGAACACAAATCTGATTGTCTTCTGCCATGGACATTCTCATTCATCACAAGATTCTGATCAACGACAGTCTGAAA GTAGCATTCTGTCTAAACTTCTCAATGTCGTGGAGCAGTTAGGTGTGAAATACTCGGTGCTTTATGTCTCGGATCCCTTCAGATCAATCCAGCACCCATCTCGTCAGGGTCTAGAAAGGTTTCTTACTGAAGCTCACTTAGGAAATGGATCATCTAACTTATCAGCCTGTGATGGAGTTTGCCAAATCAAGTCATCTCTTTTGGAGGGGATTCTTGTG GCAATTGTTTTGCTCATAATTTTGATATCTGGGCTTTGCTGCATGATGGGAATTGATACCCCAACGAGGTTCGAGGCTCCACAGGATTCTTGA